The Propionibacterium freudenreichii subsp. freudenreichii genome contains a region encoding:
- a CDS encoding pyridoxal phosphate-dependent aminotransferase, with the protein MPQLSARVATFTDSVIRRMTRINAETPGSINLSQGFPDFPPPLPVLDRLAQVAYEGPHQYATTWGAQNFREALADKYSPTIGRTIDPASEIVVTCGGTEAMMAAVMTVCDPGDKVIVFSPFYENYGADAILSGADPIFVPLDPPDFSFDPVILEAAFARGVKAIIVCNPSNPTGKVFTREELEVIARLATKYDAFVITDEVYEHIIYAPNVHVPVASLPGMFDRTITCNSLSKTYSMTGWRLGFLIGPARVIEAARKVHDFLTVGAAAPLQEAAVVGLRLGPDYYKQLQATYTHKRDLLCGGLEKLGFTITWPQGTYFVMIDVADFLALPQFANMTDLEFCEWVIREIGVAAVPGSSFFHEPVNRYIRLHFAKADEILTESLKRLEKLAALLPANA; encoded by the coding sequence ATGCCCCAACTGTCTGCACGCGTTGCCACGTTCACCGACTCGGTCATCCGCCGGATGACCCGGATCAACGCTGAAACGCCCGGGTCGATCAATCTGTCGCAGGGATTCCCTGATTTTCCGCCGCCCCTTCCGGTGCTCGACCGGCTGGCGCAGGTGGCCTATGAGGGGCCACATCAGTACGCCACCACCTGGGGCGCTCAGAACTTCCGTGAGGCACTTGCCGACAAATACTCGCCCACCATCGGACGCACCATCGACCCGGCCAGTGAGATCGTGGTCACCTGTGGCGGTACCGAGGCGATGATGGCCGCGGTGATGACCGTCTGCGATCCCGGCGACAAGGTGATCGTGTTCAGCCCCTTCTACGAGAACTACGGCGCCGACGCCATCCTGTCGGGTGCCGATCCGATCTTCGTGCCGCTCGATCCGCCCGATTTCTCGTTCGACCCGGTGATCCTCGAGGCCGCCTTTGCCCGTGGCGTCAAGGCGATCATCGTCTGCAATCCGTCGAATCCCACCGGCAAGGTGTTCACTCGCGAGGAGCTGGAGGTGATCGCGAGGCTGGCCACCAAATACGACGCCTTCGTCATCACCGATGAGGTCTACGAGCACATCATCTATGCGCCCAATGTGCACGTGCCGGTGGCCAGCCTGCCCGGCATGTTCGACCGCACCATCACCTGCAATTCATTGTCGAAGACCTATTCGATGACCGGCTGGCGTCTCGGTTTCCTGATCGGCCCGGCCCGGGTGATCGAGGCAGCCCGCAAGGTGCATGACTTTCTCACCGTCGGCGCGGCCGCCCCGCTACAAGAGGCCGCCGTGGTGGGCCTGAGGCTGGGCCCCGACTACTACAAGCAGCTCCAGGCGACCTACACCCACAAGCGTGATCTGCTGTGCGGTGGCCTGGAGAAACTGGGATTCACCATCACCTGGCCGCAGGGCACCTATTTCGTGATGATCGACGTCGCTGATTTCCTGGCGCTGCCGCAATTCGCGAATATGACCGATCTTGAATTCTGCGAATGGGTGATCCGTGAGATCGGCGTGGCGGCCGTGCCCGGGTCAAGCTTCTTCCACGAGCCGGTCAACCGCTATATCCGATTGCATTTCGCCAAGGCCGATGAGATTCTCACCGAATCGTTGAAGCGCCTCGAGAAGCTCGCCGCGCTGCTTCCGGCAAACGCCTGA
- a CDS encoding SDR family NAD(P)-dependent oxidoreductase, whose amino-acid sequence MSGRVVVVTGASGGVGAAAARELARQGDDVVVVGRNPRRTQQVANEIKAQHFICDYSDLDDVRRLAEDLRNNLDHIDVLANNAGGVMPSRELSLDGHEMTLQVNHLAPFLLTNLLVDMLERSRASVITTSSVAHRTARLTMRDPELARGWSPWRAYANSKLMNILFTRELHKRYSLKGISSACFHPGIVASSFALDLPGPVGVFYRSRVGRSMMVSPEHAAKTLVFLARGRPPRDWISGLYYNDSEPVRPSRKARNPRLATQLWRMSAAMVGLPE is encoded by the coding sequence ATGAGCGGACGCGTGGTGGTGGTCACCGGTGCGAGTGGCGGGGTGGGCGCCGCCGCCGCCCGTGAACTGGCCCGACAGGGCGATGACGTCGTGGTCGTGGGGCGCAATCCTCGCCGGACCCAGCAGGTCGCCAACGAGATCAAAGCACAACATTTTATTTGTGATTACTCAGATCTCGATGATGTTCGTCGTCTTGCTGAAGACCTGCGAAATAATCTCGACCACATTGATGTGCTCGCCAATAATGCCGGAGGCGTCATGCCGTCCCGGGAACTAAGTCTCGATGGCCACGAGATGACCCTTCAAGTGAATCATCTGGCCCCCTTTCTGCTCACAAACCTGTTGGTGGACATGCTGGAGCGGTCCAGGGCCTCGGTGATCACCACGTCAAGCGTCGCCCACCGGACGGCACGTCTCACCATGCGTGACCCGGAGCTCGCCCGGGGATGGTCGCCTTGGCGTGCCTATGCCAATTCAAAGCTCATGAACATTCTGTTCACCCGGGAGCTGCACAAGCGCTATTCCCTCAAGGGAATCTCATCGGCATGCTTCCATCCCGGCATTGTGGCCAGCAGTTTCGCGCTTGATCTCCCGGGACCGGTAGGGGTCTTCTACCGGTCGCGAGTTGGTCGGAGCATGATGGTGAGCCCGGAGCATGCCGCCAAGACATTGGTCTTCCTTGCCCGGGGGCGTCCGCCGCGCGATTGGATCAGCGGCCTGTACTACAACGATTCAGAACCAGTGCGCCCGTCACGCAAGGCACGCAACCCGCGCCTTGCGACACAATTGTGGAGAATGAGCGCTGCCATGGTGGGGCTGCCCGAATAG
- a CDS encoding MFS transporter: protein MRRDYLFWLTATTSDMLSRAVWSLALPFVIFALTSSTATAGLVQSLGQIAYLCVMLLGGALVDRISRRTGMVVRGLTGMVLWIGFGVLVWTHLLNLWILIAIFLTAQLLDGLFGMADNAALRSIVHDDEQFVQVTGINQGREAAVRIGGAPIGGLLYALGAAVPFLVSGALLGLVIASAKAIRADLRPPVVAENRPEQRRGIVRSVARSVAQGISFMWSQRIMRTLAITSLFINAAFSIVISTAMLGLLGAGYTALQLAYLETVYGVVMMLTAFVAARLVSRLPTGRLLIGAQLFMMVVAVGAAFWHSYAMLFLWLSLYGLVTPLFATSLSGYTFARTPDHLQGRVRSVAALLELSATMVIPAVAGWMVNSGHNTPSYLLGAVLALVGIIVVCVNPGARRLGPTRMWREDATENSLST from the coding sequence GTGCGTAGGGACTATCTGTTCTGGCTGACGGCCACCACATCAGACATGCTGTCGCGCGCGGTGTGGAGCCTGGCGCTGCCCTTCGTGATCTTCGCCCTCACCAGCTCCACCGCCACGGCGGGGCTCGTGCAATCGCTGGGTCAGATCGCCTATCTGTGCGTCATGTTGCTGGGCGGGGCGCTCGTCGACCGGATCAGTCGTCGCACCGGCATGGTCGTCCGCGGACTCACCGGGATGGTGCTGTGGATCGGGTTCGGCGTCCTGGTGTGGACGCATCTGCTCAACCTGTGGATTCTCATCGCCATCTTCCTGACCGCGCAGCTGCTCGATGGACTGTTCGGGATGGCGGACAATGCAGCCCTGCGCTCCATCGTGCACGACGATGAGCAGTTCGTGCAGGTCACGGGCATCAACCAGGGACGCGAGGCCGCCGTGCGCATCGGCGGCGCTCCTATCGGCGGTCTGCTCTATGCCCTGGGCGCTGCGGTGCCCTTCCTGGTCTCGGGCGCCTTGCTGGGTCTGGTGATCGCCTCGGCGAAGGCCATCCGCGCTGACCTGCGGCCACCGGTCGTCGCCGAGAATCGGCCCGAGCAGCGGCGCGGGATTGTGCGCTCGGTGGCGCGGTCGGTGGCGCAGGGGATCTCGTTCATGTGGTCGCAGCGGATCATGCGGACGCTGGCGATCACCTCCCTGTTCATCAACGCGGCCTTCTCCATCGTGATCTCCACCGCGATGCTCGGGCTGCTGGGCGCGGGCTACACAGCGCTACAGCTGGCCTATCTGGAGACTGTCTACGGCGTGGTGATGATGCTCACCGCGTTCGTGGCGGCCCGGCTCGTCTCCCGGCTGCCGACCGGTCGGCTCCTCATCGGCGCGCAGCTGTTCATGATGGTCGTAGCCGTTGGCGCGGCGTTCTGGCACAGCTATGCGATGTTGTTCCTGTGGCTGTCGCTGTACGGACTGGTCACCCCACTGTTCGCGACAAGCCTGTCGGGATACACCTTTGCCCGCACTCCCGATCATCTCCAGGGACGCGTGCGCTCGGTGGCGGCCCTGCTCGAGCTGAGCGCCACCATGGTGATCCCAGCAGTGGCTGGATGGATGGTGAACAGCGGCCACAACACCCCGTCATATCTGCTGGGCGCCGTCCTGGCCCTGGTGGGCATCATCGTGGTCTGCGTCAACCCCGGGGCGCGGAGGCTCGGCCCCACCCGCATGTGGCGTGAGGACGCCACCGAGAACTCATTGAGCACCTAG
- a CDS encoding glycosyltransferase family 39 protein: MAEAGSTQRGRGWRRVVPLNVRGDIVLALVVVVLTLVGAAHVSPWLDEAATANIVSYPTWDMTQLWTASRWWFKGVDVALAPYYLVVHQWVRLVGISPLTLRLPSVIAAGVGTAVMAAVGRRLVGRRGQLAYATCYGLLPRTTAMAIEARPYALSSMFMAAALLFVVMARRKLAWWGWLLLVMSMVGAVAMQLYAAFPIAGLVVASWFFLKGRARWLVTIAAAFSAAILSPFLWLSYQQIGQSSWLADQKFSLANRFLVESWATSRVNAAPTVTDLTPGRVALAMAVIAGLLIVLVIVASRGRGLARLGIASIPLVLSVGTMWILALTSMPVFASRYLSSAAPFFAMVLAEAVLLARWRAAKVLVVLLAVGALVLYGFQQRPFSKSPIDDYGLMPSVVRQHGRAGDGYLVDPLDGLIGSYRAAIVTDPGAYKGMADLAAPERLPLDYPWAHDPPAVDLATLPNLPNRIWVGAWNQGGSLYGEQLAALGYHVGYSKRGPAQGNTIFLWER, translated from the coding sequence ATGGCTGAAGCAGGCTCTACGCAGCGAGGCCGGGGCTGGCGTCGCGTCGTCCCCCTGAACGTCAGGGGTGACATCGTCCTGGCCCTGGTTGTTGTCGTCCTCACACTCGTTGGCGCGGCGCATGTGTCCCCATGGCTCGACGAGGCGGCCACGGCCAATATCGTGAGCTATCCCACATGGGATATGACGCAATTGTGGACCGCCTCGCGGTGGTGGTTCAAAGGTGTCGATGTGGCTCTAGCGCCCTATTACCTCGTGGTGCATCAGTGGGTGCGTCTGGTCGGGATCTCACCGTTGACGTTGAGGTTGCCGAGCGTGATTGCCGCCGGAGTGGGCACCGCCGTCATGGCTGCGGTAGGGCGTCGTCTCGTGGGACGTCGCGGGCAACTTGCCTATGCGACGTGTTACGGTCTGCTGCCACGCACGACGGCTATGGCCATTGAGGCTCGGCCTTATGCCCTCTCATCAATGTTCATGGCTGCGGCGCTGCTCTTCGTTGTGATGGCCAGGCGCAAGCTGGCCTGGTGGGGTTGGCTGCTGTTGGTGATGTCGATGGTGGGTGCGGTGGCGATGCAGCTTTATGCAGCGTTCCCAATCGCCGGGCTTGTCGTGGCCTCGTGGTTCTTCCTGAAAGGTCGGGCGCGATGGCTTGTGACCATTGCAGCCGCTTTCTCAGCAGCGATCTTGTCCCCGTTCTTGTGGCTGTCCTATCAACAGATCGGCCAGTCATCGTGGTTGGCTGACCAGAAGTTCTCACTCGCCAACCGCTTCTTGGTGGAGTCATGGGCGACGTCCAGAGTGAATGCCGCGCCTACCGTCACTGATCTGACGCCTGGCCGCGTTGCCCTTGCCATGGCAGTCATCGCCGGGCTGCTCATCGTGCTGGTGATCGTCGCATCGCGGGGACGAGGACTGGCACGCTTGGGGATTGCATCCATTCCGTTGGTGCTCTCGGTGGGCACCATGTGGATACTTGCGCTTACGTCAATGCCCGTCTTCGCATCCCGTTATCTTTCTTCGGCTGCACCCTTCTTCGCCATGGTCCTCGCTGAGGCGGTGCTGTTGGCTCGATGGCGCGCTGCGAAAGTGCTCGTGGTGCTGCTGGCCGTCGGAGCCCTGGTCCTCTACGGCTTCCAACAGCGTCCTTTCTCCAAATCGCCCATCGATGATTATGGGCTCATGCCGAGTGTTGTGAGGCAGCATGGCCGTGCTGGAGACGGTTATCTGGTCGATCCATTGGATGGCTTGATTGGCTCTTATCGGGCAGCAATCGTGACTGATCCAGGTGCCTATAAGGGCATGGCCGACCTCGCTGCCCCGGAACGGCTTCCGCTGGATTATCCGTGGGCGCATGATCCCCCAGCCGTGGATCTGGCCACGCTGCCGAATCTGCCGAACCGGATTTGGGTGGGCGCGTGGAATCAGGGGGGATCGCTGTATGGGGAGCAGCTGGCGGCCCTTGGCTATCACGTGGGTTACTCGAAGCGTGGTCCTGCGCAGGGCAACACCATCTTCTTATGGGAGCGTTAG
- a CDS encoding type II toxin-antitoxin system death-on-curing family toxin — translation MSLWWSVFDDVQSWVVNNGFVARDWGLFDAALNRPLATIGGSDVYPTLWEKAAAFLDSVEGSHPFVDGNKRVGFLMVALVLMGNGIDISHVSDDDWFDLIMAAAAGHLDVAEGASRIRGLVEAEGRPRD, via the coding sequence GTGAGTCTGTGGTGGTCGGTCTTCGACGATGTCCAATCGTGGGTGGTGAACAACGGGTTCGTCGCTCGAGATTGGGGTCTCTTTGATGCTGCCCTGAACCGACCGCTGGCTACAATCGGTGGAAGTGATGTGTACCCAACATTGTGGGAGAAGGCGGCCGCCTTCTTGGATTCCGTCGAAGGGTCTCATCCATTTGTCGATGGGAACAAACGAGTTGGTTTCCTGATGGTTGCGCTTGTTCTCATGGGAAATGGCATCGATATCTCCCATGTCAGTGACGACGACTGGTTCGACCTGATCATGGCGGCCGCGGCAGGGCACCTCGATGTGGCTGAGGGTGCATCCCGCATCCGGGGCCTCGTGGAGGCTGAAGGACGTCCTCGCGACTGA
- a CDS encoding ABC transporter permease, with protein MNWISQAIAWLTDPVHLAGPTGLWALVGQHLAITGWATLIAVVIGVPAGLVIGHTGRGRQLVVGLSGAARALPAIGLLTMVALIAGIGLIGPLVALVVLAMPSVIAGAYSGIDSIEPVTRDAARGVGMSPMQVLWQVELPLALPQLVGGIRAAALQVIATATLAAYVGAGGLGVLLFRGLKTQDYPQMLAGSIVVVALAFLVDAVFEVLGRLISRCTGVVNLATSR; from the coding sequence ATGAACTGGATCTCCCAGGCCATCGCCTGGCTCACCGACCCGGTGCATCTGGCTGGACCAACCGGTCTGTGGGCCTTGGTGGGTCAGCATCTGGCCATCACCGGCTGGGCGACCCTCATCGCCGTGGTGATCGGCGTCCCAGCGGGTCTGGTGATCGGGCATACCGGACGCGGACGCCAGCTGGTCGTGGGCCTGTCGGGTGCCGCGCGGGCCCTGCCCGCCATCGGCCTGCTCACCATGGTCGCCCTGATCGCCGGCATCGGGCTGATCGGGCCGCTCGTCGCGCTGGTTGTGTTGGCGATGCCGTCGGTGATCGCGGGAGCCTATTCGGGGATCGACTCCATTGAACCGGTCACCCGCGACGCGGCCCGGGGCGTGGGCATGTCACCCATGCAGGTGCTGTGGCAGGTGGAACTCCCGCTGGCGCTTCCCCAGCTGGTGGGCGGCATTCGTGCCGCCGCGCTGCAGGTGATCGCCACCGCCACGCTCGCCGCCTATGTGGGAGCCGGAGGGCTCGGCGTACTGCTGTTCCGCGGGTTGAAGACCCAGGACTATCCCCAGATGCTTGCCGGATCGATCGTGGTGGTGGCTCTGGCCTTCCTGGTTGACGCCGTCTTCGAGGTGCTCGGACGGCTGATCTCCCGGTGCACCGGCGTCGTCAACCTGGCGACATCACGCTGA
- a CDS encoding alcohol dehydrogenase catalytic domain-containing protein, whose protein sequence is MTTMFANELDHTAPITTHPVNWRETAKPSAGPGQILMKVVACGVCRSNLHMIEGDWLPDVPSISPIVPGHEVTGRVVELGEGVTNFAVGDPVGVTPLWKTCGVCEFCTSGREMLCHHREITGETVNGGYAEYMVATADYAYRIPEGLDLIDAAPLFCPGITAFGAVEKLDVGPGDTVAIFGPGGVGHMAIQFAALTGAEVVAVGRTPEHLKVALEVGATRAVNSTDSDELASLTDAMDAVITFADSDVVTAQAFEALKWGGTLVNAVPLHFKEFPFNKGQIIKGTILANHAGMERVLELAAAGKVHTITQRFPMDQADKALQLLAEGKLASRAVLYNEE, encoded by the coding sequence ATGACCACAATGTTCGCCAATGAACTGGATCACACCGCCCCCATCACCACTCATCCCGTGAACTGGCGCGAGACCGCCAAGCCCTCGGCTGGCCCTGGGCAGATTCTCATGAAGGTTGTCGCCTGTGGCGTCTGCCGGTCGAATCTGCACATGATCGAGGGCGACTGGCTGCCGGATGTGCCCTCCATCAGCCCGATCGTGCCGGGCCACGAAGTGACTGGACGTGTCGTCGAGCTGGGCGAGGGGGTCACGAACTTCGCCGTGGGCGACCCTGTGGGCGTCACGCCCCTATGGAAGACCTGCGGCGTCTGCGAGTTCTGCACCAGCGGTCGCGAGATGCTGTGTCACCACCGGGAGATCACCGGAGAGACCGTCAATGGCGGTTATGCCGAGTACATGGTGGCCACCGCCGATTATGCCTATCGCATCCCCGAGGGGCTCGACCTCATCGACGCCGCACCGCTGTTCTGCCCCGGAATCACCGCCTTCGGCGCCGTCGAGAAGCTCGACGTCGGCCCCGGTGACACGGTGGCGATCTTCGGGCCCGGCGGCGTGGGCCATATGGCCATTCAGTTCGCCGCCCTCACCGGTGCCGAGGTTGTCGCCGTGGGACGGACTCCTGAGCATCTCAAGGTGGCGCTGGAAGTGGGCGCCACGCGAGCGGTCAATTCCACAGATTCCGATGAACTCGCCTCGCTGACCGATGCGATGGACGCCGTGATCACCTTCGCCGATTCCGATGTGGTGACGGCACAGGCCTTCGAGGCCCTCAAGTGGGGCGGCACCCTGGTGAATGCGGTGCCCCTGCACTTCAAGGAGTTCCCCTTCAACAAGGGGCAGATCATCAAGGGCACCATTCTGGCCAATCATGCTGGCATGGAGCGGGTGCTGGAATTGGCCGCAGCGGGGAAGGTGCACACGATCACGCAGCGTTTCCCGATGGATCAGGCAGACAAGGCCCTGCAGCTCCTGGCCGAAGGAAAGCTCGCCTCCCGCGCAGTGCTTTACAACGAGGAGTGA
- a CDS encoding ABC transporter permease, with the protein MRWLSGNWTTIGAAVIDHLLLALPAIIAALVIAIPVAWLAHHFRWTRFTLVTLGSLLYAIPSLPLLVVLPLIIGTNVRDRLNVIVALSVYGFALMIRAATDALDAVPVSATTASTAMGFGWARRFFTVELPLSGPGLLAGLRVVSMSTIALVSVSGIVGVNSLGMLFVDGFQRGILAEVVAGIVATVAVALAVDFVLVIAGRLLMPWARGEEVRS; encoded by the coding sequence GTGAGATGGCTTTCCGGCAACTGGACGACCATCGGCGCCGCAGTCATTGATCACCTGCTGCTGGCGCTCCCTGCAATCATCGCCGCGTTGGTGATCGCCATCCCGGTGGCCTGGTTGGCGCATCACTTCCGGTGGACGCGTTTCACCCTGGTCACCCTCGGGTCACTGCTTTATGCGATCCCCTCGCTGCCGCTGCTGGTTGTCCTACCCCTGATCATCGGAACGAATGTGCGGGATCGCCTCAATGTGATCGTCGCGCTATCGGTCTATGGATTCGCGCTGATGATCCGCGCCGCCACTGACGCCCTCGACGCGGTGCCGGTGAGCGCGACCACGGCGTCCACGGCCATGGGCTTCGGCTGGGCGCGCCGCTTCTTCACCGTGGAGCTGCCCCTGTCAGGACCCGGGCTGCTGGCTGGGCTGCGAGTGGTGTCGATGAGCACTATTGCGCTGGTCTCGGTGAGCGGCATCGTCGGGGTCAACTCCTTGGGCATGCTCTTCGTCGACGGCTTCCAGCGGGGGATTCTCGCTGAAGTAGTCGCGGGGATCGTAGCCACTGTGGCGGTGGCCCTGGCGGTCGACTTCGTGCTGGTGATCGCGGGACGGCTGCTCATGCCCTGGGCGCGCGGCGAAGAGGTCCGATCATGA
- a CDS encoding DUF1697 domain-containing protein, producing MNSPQPATTRFALFLRGINVGGVKVPMAQLREVLTQMGGSSVRSWLASGNVALDWPGDAPGLQRAAEAVLGERFGYRARVLVRRVDELAAIIAACPWAPDDGFHRYVVLFDDADDADDAARALAGLASPGGSAGDPGRDGPVVPAGALLAGERVQLHGDLIYWRCPKGRTTDSAFGKQQNRGPAVRRPTVRNLQTLQRMVG from the coding sequence ATGAACAGCCCCCAGCCGGCCACGACGCGGTTCGCACTCTTCCTGCGCGGCATCAACGTGGGCGGGGTCAAGGTGCCGATGGCGCAGCTGCGCGAAGTGCTGACGCAGATGGGTGGCTCATCGGTGCGCAGCTGGCTGGCAAGCGGCAATGTGGCGTTGGACTGGCCGGGCGATGCCCCCGGCTTGCAGCGTGCCGCGGAGGCCGTGCTGGGTGAGCGCTTCGGTTACCGGGCGCGCGTGCTCGTGCGTCGTGTCGACGAGCTCGCCGCCATCATCGCGGCCTGCCCGTGGGCCCCCGACGACGGCTTCCACCGCTATGTGGTGTTGTTCGACGACGCCGACGACGCCGACGACGCCGCCCGGGCGCTGGCCGGCCTGGCCTCCCCCGGTGGTTCCGCGGGGGATCCAGGACGTGACGGGCCCGTGGTGCCCGCCGGAGCGCTCCTGGCCGGGGAGCGCGTCCAGTTGCACGGTGACCTGATCTATTGGCGCTGCCCCAAGGGCCGCACCACCGACAGTGCGTTCGGCAAGCAGCAGAACCGTGGGCCGGCGGTTCGGCGTCCAACCGTGCGCAACCTGCAGACATTGCAACGCATGGTGGGCTGA
- a CDS encoding DMP19 family protein, giving the protein MSVRDKFPADVLTTRDRGFQALQSAYDLWVGARYSREGFEALAPRDQEKAALYTLLTRTMNASFTSFLEDDVATFMGTAAQQALKNIGATDTLAIIEEYRQHLTPFADAQAWPPYSQVPEADNDNELVARLHKEFFDYPDDIETLAADYYGNDPEPTDAPKLPSSGEELAMDIDEITYIIEARFIGVFDPPTGDYGTYESWPAIRLLPRQRRQIIEGWRYQIPYGAHATGDDLAEASTFLYQNNVDLQAAAQEQLKAATN; this is encoded by the coding sequence ATGAGTGTGCGCGACAAGTTCCCCGCCGATGTGCTGACCACGCGTGACCGGGGGTTCCAGGCGCTCCAGTCGGCCTATGACCTGTGGGTCGGCGCGCGCTACAGCCGCGAGGGCTTCGAGGCGTTGGCGCCCCGCGACCAGGAGAAGGCGGCGCTCTACACGCTGCTCACCCGCACGATGAACGCCTCCTTCACCAGCTTCCTGGAGGACGACGTCGCCACCTTCATGGGCACGGCGGCACAGCAGGCGTTGAAGAACATCGGCGCCACCGACACCCTGGCGATCATCGAGGAATACCGCCAGCACCTCACGCCGTTCGCCGACGCACAGGCCTGGCCGCCCTATTCCCAGGTGCCCGAGGCCGACAACGACAACGAGCTGGTGGCACGTCTGCACAAGGAATTCTTCGACTACCCCGACGACATCGAGACCCTGGCCGCCGACTACTACGGCAACGACCCCGAGCCCACCGATGCGCCGAAGCTGCCCTCGTCGGGCGAGGAACTTGCGATGGACATCGACGAGATCACCTACATCATCGAGGCGCGCTTCATCGGCGTCTTCGACCCGCCCACCGGCGATTACGGCACCTACGAGAGCTGGCCGGCCATCCGCCTGCTGCCCAGGCAGCGCCGCCAGATCATCGAGGGTTGGCGCTACCAGATTCCCTATGGGGCCCATGCCACCGGCGATGACCTGGCGGAGGCGAGCACCTTCCTGTACCAGAACAACGTTGACCTCCAGGCCGCAGCGCAGGAGCAGCTGAAGGCCGCGACGAACTGA
- a CDS encoding ABC transporter ATP-binding protein: MTDPTRTRDGGSPAIEFRGATLAFADGTVAVDGLNLTAAAGALTVLLGLSGSGKTTLLRMVNRLVTPTSGSVLIDGDDVANTDPVQLRRHIGYVMQDPGLLPHRRVIDNIATVPRLLGRSREAARAEALHQMDTVGLDRDLAHRYPRQLSGGQRQRVGVARALAANPRVLLMDEPFGAVDPIVRAELQHDLLELQRTLGKTVLFVTHDVSEAFKLGDHIVLLDTGARIVQQGRPSDFITRPADEFVSRFIGLGSGAATLHTEYVDGHTLVLNSSEQPVGLLGDQSEDRNSAEGSTP; this comes from the coding sequence ATGACCGACCCCACCCGAACCCGCGACGGGGGCTCGCCCGCCATTGAGTTCCGCGGCGCCACCTTGGCCTTTGCCGACGGCACCGTGGCGGTTGACGGGCTCAACCTCACCGCGGCGGCCGGTGCCCTGACCGTGTTGCTCGGGCTATCGGGCTCTGGCAAGACCACCCTGCTGCGCATGGTGAACCGGCTGGTCACCCCCACATCAGGCTCGGTGCTCATCGACGGCGACGACGTGGCCAACACCGACCCGGTCCAGCTGCGTCGCCATATCGGCTATGTGATGCAGGACCCCGGGCTCTTGCCCCATCGTCGGGTCATTGACAACATCGCCACGGTGCCGCGGCTGCTGGGCCGCTCACGCGAGGCCGCGCGCGCCGAAGCCCTCCACCAGATGGACACGGTGGGCCTCGATCGGGATCTGGCCCACCGTTATCCCCGCCAGCTGTCGGGCGGGCAACGTCAACGTGTTGGGGTGGCACGCGCACTGGCCGCGAATCCCCGCGTGCTGCTCATGGACGAGCCCTTCGGGGCCGTGGACCCGATCGTGCGGGCCGAGCTCCAACATGATCTGCTCGAATTGCAGCGCACTCTCGGCAAGACCGTGCTCTTCGTCACGCATGATGTCAGCGAGGCCTTCAAACTGGGCGACCACATCGTGCTGCTCGACACCGGCGCGCGCATCGTGCAACAGGGGCGTCCGAGCGATTTCATCACCAGACCCGCCGACGAGTTCGTCTCACGTTTCATCGGATTGGGAAGCGGCGCCGCCACCCTCCACACCGAATACGTGGATGGTCACACGCTGGTGCTCAACAGCTCGGAGCAACCGGTGGGACTGCTCGGTGACCAGAGTGAAGACCGGAACAGCGCTGAGGGGTCCACCCCGTGA